One Panicum virgatum strain AP13 chromosome 9K, P.virgatum_v5, whole genome shotgun sequence genomic region harbors:
- the LOC120647958 gene encoding uncharacterized protein LOC120647958, with the protein MPPALENVKTITTRRGKTTQDPPYPNHVDRKKASPVAEEPPREEEPEKVHEGKTAPHEFYDTQVLPFPMRAKKPSADEQFSRFVEIIQQVNINVPLMDAMKVPTYARYIKDTINNKRPLPTTEVIKLTEACSAVILQQLPEKKKDLEFPTIRCSIGAQNFDKALCDLGASVSVMPMAVFDQLNYTELTPTPMQLQLADSSVRHPEGIAEDVPVRVRDCFTLVDFLVLNMDN; encoded by the coding sequence ATGCCCCCTGCTTTGGAGAATGTTAAGACGATAACCACACGAAGAGGTAAAACTACTCAAGACCCTccttatcctaaccatgttGACAGGAAGAAAGCAAGCCCGGTGGCAGAAGAACCACCTCGGGAGGAGGAACCCGAgaaggttcatgaagggaagacggcTCCACATGAATTTTATGATACCCAAGTATTGCCGTTCCCTATGAGGGCAAAGAAGCCAAGTGCAGATGAGCAGTTCAGCCGCTTTGTTgagataatacaacaagtgaacaTCAATGTGCCCTTGATGGATGCGATGAAGGTTCCGACCTATGCTCGCTATATCAAGGACACAATCAACAACAAGCGACCGCTGCCAACTACCGAAGTTATCAAGCTCACTGAGGCATGCAGTGCAGTTATACTTCAACAATTGcccgagaagaagaaggatctaGAATTCCCAACTATCAGATGTTCGATAGGGGCACAGAACTTCGACAAAGCCTTATGTGATTTGGGAGCCAGTGTTAGTGTGATGCCGATGGCGGTCTTCGACCAGCTCAATTACACAGAGTTGACACCAACACCCATGCAGTTGCAATTGGCTGACTCCTCAGTACGGCACCCAGAAGGAATTGCTGAGGATGTCCCAGTGAGAGTACGGGACTGTTTCACCCTAGTCGATTTTCTGGTACTTAATATGGATAATTAG